ATTTGATCAAGAGGAACTGGCGGAAAAAATAAAAACAAATATTTTAGACAGCACCGGACTTTTATTTTTAAAAAACAGCCGTATAATTGACAGGGGAGAAAACGAAGAAGATAATGGACAATATGACAGAAAAGAAGAAGTTTTTGGCATTTCCGGCGCTTGTGTTTTATACAGAAAAAGCGCTTTGGAAGAAATTAAAATTAAAACCGATTTTTCAAAGGCGGAAAATGAATATTTTGACGAACAATTTTTCGCTTATAAAGAAGATGTGGACCTGGCTTGGCGATTGCGCTTGGCCGGATTTGGGGCGATTTACGAACCAAAAGCAAAAGCTTACCATTTTCGCCAAGGAGCGCCGAAAGACAGGCGTTTTTACCAGTCGCAAACGGTTAATTTTTTCTCATACAGAAATCATTTGTGGATGGTTTTAAAAAATATTTATTGGAAAAATTTTTTCTCCCAATTTTTATTTATTTTGTGGTATCAGCTTTTAAAAACATTTTATTTATTTTTTCGCCAACCCAGGAATTTATTTTTATCCAAACTGTCTTTCTTTAGAGGATTATCGGAAATGTTTAGAAAAAGAAAATATATTATTAAAATGGCGAAAGTCGGGCCGGAAGAAATCAAAAAATGGACAAAATAATTATATTATATGTTATCCATAATCATTGTTAATCACAATCATCGAAATTATTTAAAGCAATGTTTGAAAAATATTGTTGAGGCCAATATCAATCTTGATTTTGAGGTGATTATTATTGATAATAATTCAAAAGATACAAGCAAAAAGTTTTTGTCAGAATTTAATATGCCGTCTCTAAAATTCAGAGTTATTTTAAATAATAAGAATTATGGTTTTGCCAAGGCTAATAATCAGGGGATTAAATTGGCTCAAGGAAAATATGTTTTAGTTTTAAATCCGGACGTGATTGTTTTAAAAGATTCAGTGGAAAAACTTTATAAATTTTTAGGAGAAAATAATGAAGCGGCAATGGTTGGTCCCAAGCTTTTAAATCCCAACGGAACGATTCAGTATTCTTGTTGTAAATTTCCTTACTGGTATATGCCGATTCTCCGCCGAACTTTTTTAGGGAAGCTTCCTTTTTTGAAAAATAAATTGGGTAAATATTTAATGTCAGATTGGAAACACAATGAAGCAAGAGAAGTGGATTGGCTTTTGGGCGCGGCCTTGATGATTAAAAAAGAAGTTTTGGAAAAAATCAATTATTTTGATGAAAGATTTTTTCTTTATTTCGAAGACACTGATTTAGCGAGACGGATTTGGAAATTCGGCAAGAAAGTTTATTACTTGCCAGAAGCTCAAATGTATCATTTTCATCAGCGGCTCTCGGCGGAACGCAGCGCCAGTCCGACTTTATTGTCCAGAATTACCTGGATTCATATTGCCAGCGGAATCAAATATTTTTGTAAATGGCTTAACCCTCGGCTGTAGCCTTACGGGCGAAGAAAATAATTTGCCAAATTTTGAAAATTTGTTATAATAATTTTAATATTGCGGGATCGTCCCTCGGCCGTAGCCAGTAGGCTACTGCCTACGGGCGAGGCTAATGGTAAATAAAACAATGCATACAATTTATGTTTTAAGAAGTCTGAAAGATGATAATTTATATATAGGCTGTACTTCTGATTTACAGAAGAGATTAAGAGAACATAGAAATAAAAAAGTTTTTTCTACTCGCAATAGGTTGCCAATGAAGTTAATTTATTTTGAAAATTACCCTGATAAATATGAAGCTTATAGAATGGAAAGATTTTATAAAACCGCTA
The nucleotide sequence above comes from Patescibacteria group bacterium. Encoded proteins:
- a CDS encoding glycosyltransferase family 2 protein, encoding MKEQIPKISIQIVTWNSRRYIKECLDSVLAQTYKNFSVLIIDNASCDSTVEFVERNYPNPTGSLAKAKKILNSRPSIFIFRNIKNLGFSGAHNLGLTLGQADFVLVMNPDIILEPDFLEKIIKTAQENESTASFGGKMLKIKFDQEELAEKIKTNILDSTGLLFLKNSRIIDRGENEEDNGQYDRKEEVFGISGACVLYRKSALEEIKIKTDFSKAENEYFDEQFFAYKEDVDLAWRLRLAGFGAIYEPKAKAYHFRQGAPKDRRFYQSQTVNFFSYRNHLWMVLKNIYWKNFFSQFLFILWYQLLKTFYLFFRQPRNLFLSKLSFFRGLSEMFRKRKYIIKMAKVGPEEIKKWTK
- a CDS encoding glycosyltransferase family 2 protein; this encodes MLSIIIVNHNHRNYLKQCLKNIVEANINLDFEVIIIDNNSKDTSKKFLSEFNMPSLKFRVILNNKNYGFAKANNQGIKLAQGKYVLVLNPDVIVLKDSVEKLYKFLGENNEAAMVGPKLLNPNGTIQYSCCKFPYWYMPILRRTFLGKLPFLKNKLGKYLMSDWKHNEAREVDWLLGAALMIKKEVLEKINYFDERFFLYFEDTDLARRIWKFGKKVYYLPEAQMYHFHQRLSAERSASPTLLSRITWIHIASGIKYFCKWLNPRL
- a CDS encoding GIY-YIG nuclease family protein, which codes for MVNKTMHTIYVLRSLKDDNLYIGCTSDLQKRLREHRNKKVFSTRNRLPMKLIYFENYPDKYEAYRMERFYKTAKGKKIIKNKII